One window from the genome of Spiractinospora alimapuensis encodes:
- a CDS encoding lipase family protein, with product MYTYGQPRTCDQALADAYDEAFAGRMFRFVNNNDVVPRVPPEPVYRHVAVEKYIDADGNLEEQATLFGRVGDSLKGHTADVFSPGTDAVRDHSMKNYLACLSRAAG from the coding sequence GTGTACACCTACGGCCAGCCCCGGACCTGTGACCAAGCCCTGGCCGACGCCTACGACGAGGCGTTCGCGGGGCGCATGTTCCGGTTCGTCAACAACAACGACGTCGTGCCGCGCGTGCCCCCGGAGCCCGTCTACCGGCACGTCGCGGTGGAGAAGTACATCGACGCCGACGGCAATCTGGAGGAACAGGCCACGTTGTTCGGGCGGGTCGGCGACTCGCTGAAGGGCCACACGGCGGACGTGTTCTCCCCCGGCACCGATGCCGTGCGCGACCACAGCATGAAGAACTATCTCGCCTGCCTCTCCCGGGCGGCCGGCTGA